A single region of the Fusarium fujikuroi IMI 58289 draft genome, chromosome FFUJ_chr05 genome encodes:
- a CDS encoding related to D-amino acid hydantoin hydrolase (hydantoinase), translated as MTLSKSVRIGVDVGGTNTDAVAIDVALAAQGDTQRGVVAFKKTPTTPDATAGIETAIRAVIDAGNIVPQRIASITVGTTHFINAVVERDARRLQKVGVLRLSRSFLREVPPFSDFPPDLAAIIKGYCGIIDGGLHIDGSQEAPIREEKVVAECEKIKAENLKAVVIAGVFSPIDEVFKQESRVRDIILREIPGIDVVCSHEVANIGFLERENASILNAAILQYARKTMRRFNQAKKKLNLACPLFITQNDGTTLDAAAAARIPIRTFASGATNSMRGAAYLAGIDAGGNSSAIVVDIGGTTADIGVILPSGLPRQASAYVTVAGVRVNYSMPHLHSVGLGGGSLVRSVDGKVKVGPESVGHYLVEEALVFGGNTCTASDIAVALGRADMGDKSRLAELKPEFVQSAKDCIKTLLDGAVDVIKTAADPLPVLLVGGGAVLAPEDISGASRVILPPFHDVANAIGAAISRVSGDVDIVQSTAHQTESQALERAKTMAIERAIQAGAMPESITMANVESIPLQYVSHQVRTIVKAVGDVDFKGYVSELELEAVDDDDEVSEKPEGQKNRAVKTIEDIPVDPFTYTPTIKVSDEGVPEWILNETDLAWLADGCYVLGCAGGGTPAPSFIQLRDIIRQGHTIRIIDQSSLKDDALIYWGGHMGSPAVSVERLQSTETVEAFNVLMEYLGHKSIDAVMGLEIGGANGMEPMLVGSSRFFDAPVIDGDWMGRAYPTYWQTTLAVHKPLELVPCAIDSGDGKSIIMTRAPDDEIVDRALRASCSEMGSRVGMAAKPTTTDNVRRYGVLNTCSLAWRIGRCIARSVYSNQLSTVAESIIEEAGGLKSARVLFRGKIVEVERRLYKGHSHGALRIEAFDEYVEEDGGSERMTPVVSGGTLRIPFKNENILAEHTSADGSETKIIASVPDLIAVLDNGSGKALGVPEFKYGYRVTVLGITCSPQWTRTPSGIEIGGPKAFGYDDVVYKPLGEYVEPVSVIREYA; from the coding sequence ATGACTCTAAGTAAATCTGTTCGCATAGGAGTCGACGTCGGTGGTACCAATACCGATGCCGTCGCCATAGACGTCGCCCTCGCTGCTCAAGGCGATACCCAACGTGGCGTCGTCGCTTTTAAGAAAACTCCCACCACGCCAGATGCGACTGCTGGAATCGAGACTGCTATTAGAGCTGTCATTGACGCTGGCAACATAGTTCCCCAGCGGATAGCGAGCATCACAGTCGGCACAACACACTTTATCAATGCAGTCGTGGAGAGAGATGCACGGCGACTTCAAAAGGTCGGCGTCTTGAGACTGTCACGTTCGTTTCTGCGTGAAGTTCCGCCCTTCTCAGACTTTCCGCCCGATCTCGCAGCTATCATCAAAGGATATTGCGGCATCATCGATGGAGGCCTGCATATTGATGGGTCTCAGGAAGCACCTATCAGAGAGGAGAAAGTAGTGGCCGAAtgcgagaagatcaaggcagAGAATCTGAAAGCTGTTGTGATCGCCGGCGTCTTTTCTCCAATTGACGAAGTGTTCAAGCAAGAGAGCCGTGTTAGAGATATCATCCTACGAGAAATTCCAGGAATCGATGTCGTTTGTTCTCATGAGGTGGCGAATATTGGCTTCCTAGAGCGTGAAAACGCCAGTATCCTCAATGCCGCTATACTTCAGTATGCTCGAAAAACAATGAGGAGGTTcaaccaagccaagaagaagctcaacctGGCATGTCCACTGTTCATTACTCAGAACGACGGAACTACTCTTgacgctgcagctgcagccagGATACCGATTAGGACCTTTGCATCTGGAGCAACCAACTCGATGAGAGGAGCTGCGTATTTGGCAGGTATCGATGCTGGCGGGAACTCTTCTGCCATCGTTGTGGATATTGGCGGAACGACAGCTGATATTGGCGTGATCCTACCAAGCGGACTTCCAAGACAAGCCTCTGCCTATGTCACAGTCGCCGGTGTGAGGGTGAATTATTCAATGCCTCATCTGCACTCCGTTGGACTTGGTGGGGGTTCACTCGTGCGCAGCGTCGATGGAAAAGTCAAAGTCGGCCCTGAGTCGGTTGGCCACtatcttgttgaagaggctCTTGTTTTTGGTGGCAATACATGCACGGCATCTGATATCGCTGTCGCCCTAGGCAGAGCAGATATGGGTGATAAGAGCAGACTTGCGGAGCTGAAACCTGAGTTTGTCCAATCTGCAAAAGACTGCATCAAGACTCTACTCGATGGCGCTGTCGATGTCATTAAGACCGCTGCTGATCCTCTTCCCGTCCTTCTGGTAGGCGGAGGTGCTGTGCTAGCACCGGAGGATATCTCAGGTGCCTCAAGGGTCATCCTCCCCCCGTTCCATGATGTGGCGAATGCCATTGGTGCTGCTATCTCTCGAGTCAGCGGTGACGTTGATATTGTCCAGAGCACAGCCCACCAGACGGAGTCGCAGGCTCTTGAGCGCGCAAAGACGATGGCCATCGAAAGAGCCATTCAAGCTGGTGCCATGCCCGAGAGTATCACCATGGCGAATGTGGAGAGTATTCCGTTGCAATACGTATCTCATCAGGTTCGAACCATTGTCAAAGCAGTGGGAGATGTTGACTTCAAGGGTTATGTATCAGAACTGGAGCTCGAGgctgttgacgatgacgacgaagtCAGTGAAAAACCTGAAGGGCAAAAGAATCGAGCTGTCAAGACTATAGAAGATATCCCGGTTGATCCTTTCACATACACTCCTACCATCAAGGTCAGCGATGAGGGCGTCCCTGAATGGATACTCAATGAAACAGATCTGGCTTGGCTGGCTGATGGATGTTATGTGCTCGGCTGCGCGGGTGGTGGCACTCCAGCTCCTAGCTTCATCCAACTGCGGGATATCATACGACAAGGCCATACTATTCGCATCATCGACCAGTCTTCCCTAAAGGATGATGCCCTCATCTACTGGGGCGGCCATATGGGATCTCCTGCCGTGTCGGTAGAGCGGCTACAATCGACCGAGACAGTCGAAGCATTCAATGTGCTGATGGAGTATCTCGGCCATAAAAGTATTGATGCCGTCATGGGACTAGAGATTGGCGGTGCCAACGGCATGGAACCGATGTTGGTAGGCTCATCGCGGTTCTTCGATGCGCCTGTAATTGACGGCGACTGGATGGGCCGAGCATATCCTACATACTGGCAGACTACACTCGCGGTACATAAACCGCTAGAGCTCGTTCCCTGTGCTATTGATTCAGGTGATGGCAAGAGTATCATCATGACTCGAGCGCCAGACGACGAGATTGTTGATAGAGCATTGAGAGCGTCGTGTTCCGAGATGGGAAGCCGAGTCGGCATGGCTGCCAAACCCACCACCACTGACAACGTGCGGCGATATGGTGTATTGAATACCTGCTCTCTTGCTTGGAGGATAGGCAGATGCATTGCCCGCAGTGTTTACAGTAACCAGCTCTCAACAGTCGCAGAGTCCATCATCGAAGAGGCTGGCGGGTTGAAGTCAGCCAGGGTGCTATTTCGAGGAAAGATTGTAGAAGTCGAGAGAAGACTATACAAAGGGCACTCGCACGGCGCTCTACGTATTGAAGCATTCGATGAGTATGTCGAAGAGGACGGTGGATCAGAGCGTATGACACCTGTAGTCTCAGGAGGAACATTGCGAATCCCATTCAAGAACGAGAACATTCTCGCTGAGCACACCTCTGCTGACGGGTCTGAAACCAAGATCATCGCCTCAGTCCCCGACCTCATTGCTGTGCTTGATAATGGCTCTGGTAAAGCACTGGGTGTTCCAGAGTTCAAATACGGTTATAGAGTAACGGTCCTGGGCATCACGTGCTCACCGCAGTGGACGAGAACACCTTCTGGTATTGAGATTGGAGGACCGAAAGCATTTGGCTACGATGATGTTGTATATAAGCCTCTTGGGGAGTACGTGGAACCTGTGAGTGTGATTAGAGAATATGCTTAA
- a CDS encoding related to uracil permease codes for MSLKAILTWMRLPSADRAVSNVWINDDIRPLEPERRTWNTMTFISFWLVNQVAISNWQLGASLVATGLSVWQVVIATLIGKVIISLVAIFNGYTGAEWHIGFPVVSRYIWGPYGSFIAIVQRIILSLVWFSVQSWTGGLCISVILSAMFPSFQRLGNVFPASSHLDTKQFVGWILFNVSMIPVLWIHPHKIKRVLLIFNIIASVTLISIMIWSLVEAKGGGPLLSESATPMSSHDLGWAITSGVTTVIGGIAVGLTNANDYTRFAQKPGDQVFGQWFSIIFFGTLFPLFGCLAASATQGIWGEAIWNPPLICQQWLDRDYSSGSRAAAFFAGLGLVMCQIAINVVDNAYSAGMDLAGLVSSYINIRRGAFIALVLSVAMCPWELLSSASVFISVLSAYSVFLGPIIGIQVCDYWLIRSRRLKLSDLYSPGPTSIYYFTGGFNLRSFIAWFLGFATQLPGFAAGVTPDKVKVGEAWHELFYLAFPLGFAISFTAHYLINRVFPPPGLGLVDDMDYFGSFTEAEAIKLGMSLGSEGSEKDAVIQGVPVHQKS; via the exons ATGTCCCTAAAAGCCATCTTGACCTGGATGAGACTGCCCAGCGCAGATAGAGCCGTCTCCAATGTCTGGATCAATGACGACATCCGTCCCTTGGAGCCAGAGCGTCGAACATGGAACACCATGACatttatatctttctggTTGGTGAACCAGGTCGCCA TATCCAACTGGCAGCTGGGCGCTTCTCTTGTCGCCACCGGCCTCAGCGTCTGGCAAGTCGTTATAGCTACCTTGATCGGCAaggtcatcatcagcttGGTCGCAATCTTCAATGGCTACACTGGCGCCGAATGGCACATCGGCTTCCCTGTCGTTTCAAGATATATCTGGGGCCCATACGGATCCTTTATCGCCATCGTCCAGAGGATTATCCTTAGTCTAGTCTGGTTCTCTGTGCAGTCGTGGACAGGCGGTCTTTGCATTTCCGTCATCTTATCAGCCATGTTTCCCAGCTTCCAGAGACTAGGAAACGTATTTCCTGCATCGTCCCATCTTGACACAAAGCAGTTCGTTGGCTGGATTCTTTTCAATGTCTCCATGATTCCAGTTCTCTGGATCCATCctcacaagatcaagagGGTTCTCCTTATTTTTAACATCATTGCATCGGTCACGCTCATCTCGATTATGATTTGGTCTCTAGTTGAAGCCAAAGGAGGTGGCCCTCTCCTTTCGGAGAGTGCAACGCCAATGAGCTCTCATGATCTTGGCTGGGCTATCACATCTGGTGTAACGACTGTCATCGGTGGCATTGCAGTTGGACTGACTAATGCAAATGATTACACTCGGTTTGCTCAGAAGCCTGGTGATCAAGTGTTCGGGCAGTGGTTTTCCATCAT CTTTTTCGGCACACTATTTCCTCTCTTTGGATGCCTCGCAGCATCAGCTACACAAGGTATCTGGGGCGAGGCCATCTGGAATCCCC CCCTAATCTGCCAACAGTGGCTCGACAGAGACTACTCATCTGGTTCAAGAGCCGCAGCGTTCTTTGCTGGCTTGGGCCTCGTAATGTGCCAGATCGCCATCAACGTCGTTGACAACGCATACAGCGCTGGTATGGATCTCGCCGGTCTCGTCAGCTCATACATCAACATCAGGCGAGGCGCTTTCATTGCTCTAGTCTTGAGTGTTGCCATGTGCCCATGGgagcttctttcttcagcCAGCGTCTTCATCTCCGTCCTGTCTGCGTACAGTGTCTTTCTTGGGCCGATCATTGGCATTCAGGTCTGTGATTACTGGCTGATTCGTTCACGCCGTCTCAAATTATCCGATCTCTACAGCCCTGGCCCTACCAGCATTTATTACTTCACTGGTGGCTTCAACCTAAGAAGCTTCATTGCTTGGTTCCTTGGCTTTGCGACTCAGTTGCCTGGATTTGCTGCCGGGGTAACTCCCGACAAAGTCAAGGTGGGGGAGGCCTGGCATGAACTATTTTATCTGGCGTTCCCTCTCGGATTTGCCATTTCATTCACTGCGCATTACCTTATAAACCGTGTGTTTCCGCCTCCTGGCCTAGGACTTGTTGACGACATGGACTACTTCGGGTCCTTTACCGAggctgaagccatcaagcTGGGTATGAGCCTAGGATCGGAGGGAAGTGAGAAAGACGCTGTGATTCAAGGCGTACCTGTTCATCAGAAGAGTTAA